One part of the [Pantoea] beijingensis genome encodes these proteins:
- the ydiJ gene encoding D-2-hydroxyglutarate dehydrogenase YdiJ yields MIPQISQAPGLVQLVLTFLQALEQQGFTGDIATSYADRLTMSTDNSIYQLLPDAVIFPRSTADVALIARIAGESRFTSLVFTPRGGGTGTNGQSLNQGIVVDLSRHMNRILEINPEQGWVRVEAGVIKDQLNAYLKPFGYFFSPELSTSNRATLGGMINTDASGQGSLVYGKTSDHVLGLRAVLLGGDILDTREIPVALAEQLAQDTTAEGRIYRTVLASCREQRSLILEKFPKLNRFLTGYDLRHVLSDDLQHVDLTRILCGAEGTLAFIAEAKLDITPLPKVRRLVNIKYDAFDSALRNAPFMVEAQALSVETVDSKVLNLAREDIVWHSVRELITDVPDREMLGLNIVEFAGDDKALIDGQVEALCQRLDMLMAERQGGVIGYQLCDDLTGIERIYAMRKKAVGLLGNAKGSAKPIPFVEDTAVPPQHLADYIVEFRALLDSHNLSYGMFGHVDAGVLHVRPALDMCDPQQEMLMKQISDEVVALTARYGGLLWGEHGKGFRAEYSPAFFGDVLYNELRRIKAAFDPANRLNPGKICAPEGAERPMMRVDAEKRGAFDRQIPVNVRTDWRGAMECNGNGLCFNFDARSPMCPSMKITGNRIHSPKGRATLTREWLRLLADKGVDPLVLEKQLPASGISLRGLIERTRNSWHARKGEYDFSHEVKEAMSGCLACKACSTQCPIKIDVPGFRSRFLQLYHTRYLRPVSDHLVAGVENYAPLMARAPKTFNFFLRQPWLRELSKKHIGMVDLPLLSSPTLKQQLAGHSAAGMTLEDLETLTSEQRQNTVLVVQDPFTSYYEAQLVADFVQLIEKLGYRAVLLPFSPNGKAQHIKGFLQRFARTAQKTADFLNRVAKLGMPMVGVDPALVLCYRDEYQQVLADKRGEFHVQLVHEWLQQALDRRESPAQTGEAWYLFGHCTEVTALPSTPNQWANIFARFGARLENVSVGCCGMAGTYGHETKNLDNSLGIYELSWHQALQKLPRQRCLATGYSCRSQVKRIEGNGMRHPLQVLLELI; encoded by the coding sequence ATGATCCCACAGATTTCCCAGGCGCCTGGTCTTGTTCAACTGGTGCTCACTTTTTTGCAAGCGTTAGAGCAGCAGGGCTTCACCGGCGATATCGCCACCAGCTATGCCGATCGTCTTACCATGTCAACGGATAACAGCATTTATCAGTTGCTGCCGGATGCGGTGATATTTCCACGTTCCACTGCGGACGTCGCGCTCATCGCGCGTATCGCCGGCGAGTCACGTTTTACCAGCCTGGTGTTTACGCCACGAGGTGGTGGCACCGGTACGAACGGACAGTCGCTTAACCAGGGCATTGTGGTCGATCTGTCGCGGCATATGAATCGTATCCTGGAAATTAATCCAGAACAGGGATGGGTAAGAGTTGAAGCGGGAGTGATCAAAGATCAGCTTAATGCCTACCTTAAGCCGTTCGGTTATTTTTTCTCGCCAGAGCTTTCCACCAGTAACCGTGCCACGCTGGGGGGAATGATTAATACCGATGCTTCTGGTCAGGGCTCGCTGGTTTATGGCAAAACGTCCGACCATGTGCTGGGACTACGCGCGGTTTTGCTGGGCGGAGATATCCTTGACACGCGTGAAATTCCGGTAGCGCTTGCGGAACAACTGGCGCAGGACACTACGGCGGAAGGCCGGATTTATCGTACTGTGCTGGCGAGCTGCCGCGAACAGCGTTCGCTGATCCTCGAAAAATTCCCCAAACTGAACCGCTTTCTAACCGGCTATGATTTGCGCCATGTGCTGAGTGACGATCTACAGCATGTAGATTTAACGCGTATTCTCTGCGGTGCGGAAGGAACGCTGGCATTTATTGCCGAAGCAAAACTGGACATTACGCCGTTGCCGAAGGTTCGCCGGCTAGTGAATATTAAATATGACGCTTTCGATTCGGCGCTACGCAATGCGCCTTTTATGGTGGAAGCGCAGGCATTATCGGTGGAAACCGTCGATTCAAAAGTATTAAACCTGGCACGAGAAGACATTGTGTGGCATTCGGTTCGGGAACTGATTACCGATGTTCCCGATCGTGAGATGCTGGGCCTGAACATAGTTGAGTTCGCTGGCGATGATAAAGCACTGATCGATGGCCAGGTTGAGGCGCTGTGTCAGCGTCTTGATATGTTAATGGCGGAACGACAGGGCGGAGTTATCGGTTACCAACTTTGTGACGATCTTACGGGGATTGAACGTATTTATGCGATGCGCAAAAAAGCCGTTGGGCTATTGGGCAACGCGAAAGGTAGCGCGAAACCGATTCCCTTTGTTGAAGATACCGCAGTGCCACCTCAGCACCTGGCTGACTATATCGTTGAGTTTCGTGCTCTGCTGGATAGCCACAACCTCAGTTACGGTATGTTCGGGCATGTTGATGCCGGCGTGCTTCATGTCAGACCGGCTCTGGACATGTGCGATCCGCAGCAGGAAATGCTGATGAAACAGATATCTGATGAGGTTGTGGCGCTGACCGCGCGCTATGGTGGTTTGCTTTGGGGTGAGCACGGTAAAGGTTTTCGTGCAGAATACAGTCCGGCATTTTTTGGTGATGTACTCTACAATGAACTCCGTCGCATCAAAGCGGCATTCGATCCCGCAAACCGGCTCAATCCCGGTAAAATCTGTGCACCAGAAGGTGCTGAGCGGCCAATGATGCGTGTCGATGCTGAAAAGCGAGGAGCGTTTGACCGCCAGATCCCCGTCAATGTTCGCACCGACTGGCGTGGTGCGATGGAGTGTAATGGCAACGGCCTGTGTTTTAACTTTGACGCGCGCAGCCCCATGTGCCCTTCCATGAAAATCACCGGCAACCGTATCCACTCGCCAAAAGGTCGGGCTACCTTAACGCGAGAATGGTTGCGTCTGTTGGCTGATAAAGGGGTTGATCCGCTGGTATTGGAAAAGCAACTGCCAGCTTCAGGCATTAGCTTACGTGGTTTAATCGAACGAACCCGCAATAGCTGGCATGCAAGAAAAGGGGAATATGACTTCTCGCACGAAGTAAAAGAGGCGATGTCTGGCTGCCTGGCTTGTAAAGCCTGCTCAACGCAATGCCCGATTAAAATTGATGTGCCGGGTTTTCGCTCTCGCTTCTTGCAACTTTACCACACGCGTTATCTGCGACCAGTAAGCGATCATTTGGTTGCTGGCGTGGAAAACTATGCTCCTTTAATGGCCCGAGCACCAAAAACCTTCAACTTTTTCCTGCGTCAGCCATGGCTGCGTGAGCTGAGCAAAAAACATATCGGTATGGTCGATCTGCCGCTACTCTCATCGCCGACGCTAAAGCAACAGTTGGCGGGGCACAGTGCGGCGGGTATGACATTGGAAGATCTGGAAACGCTAACGTCGGAGCAGCGGCAGAATACGGTGCTGGTGGTTCAGGATCCGTTCACCAGCTATTATGAAGCGCAGTTGGTGGCGGACTTTGTCCAGTTGATTGAGAAGCTTGGCTATCGTGCTGTACTGTTACCTTTTTCACCGAATGGTAAGGCTCAGCATATTAAAGGTTTTCTACAGCGTTTCGCGCGGACGGCGCAGAAAACCGCTGATTTCCTCAATCGCGTGGCGAAATTAGGCATGCCGATGGTTGGGGTCGATCCGGCGCTCGTGCTCTGTTATCGCGATGAATATCAGCAGGTACTCGCTGATAAACGCGGGGAATTCCACGTCCAGTTGGTGCACGAATGGCTGCAGCAGGCCCTTGACCGTCGGGAGTCTCCTGCACAAACGGGGGAGGCGTGGTACCTTTTTGGGCACTGTACTGAGGTCACGGCGTTGCCATCAACACCAAACCAGTGGGCCAATATTTTCGCCCGCTTTGGTGCCAGGCTGGAAAATGTCAGTGTAGGATGTTGCGGCATGGCCGGGACATACGGGCATGAAACCAAAAATCTGGATAACTCTTTGGGAATTTATGAACTGTCCTGGCACCAGGCCTTGCAGAAATTGCCACGGCAGCGCTGTCTGGCAACGGGCTACTCCTGCCGGAGTCAGGTCAAGCGTATTGAAGGCAATGGGATGCGTCATCCCTTGCAGGTACTGTTGGAGCTGATTTGA
- the ydiK gene encoding AI-2E family transporter YdiK gives MKNLQRDVDLPQIIFTLMFVIIMIVACFWIVQPFILGFAWASMVVIATWPLMIALQGWLWGRRSLAVIVMTLLLVLLFVIPVALLVNSLIDNSGPLINWAKSGRLVIPQLLWLQDLPMVGNKLYSSYQTLIEGGGGAVMAKLQPYVGRTTGFFVSQAGHFGRFMIHLGLMLLFSVLLYWRGEQVGNGIRHFAFRLASHRGDAAVLLAGQAVRAVALGVVVTALVQGVLGGIGLVVTGIPYATLLTVLMILCCLVQLGPLLVLVPAIIWLYWSGDTTWGTVLLVWSCVVGTLDNVLRPMLIRMGADLPMILILSGVIGGLIAFGMIGLFIGPVVLAVSYRLVSVWMHEAPEPTNAPEGVIGTPAESQSEISTQQK, from the coding sequence ATGAAAAACCTGCAACGGGACGTGGATTTACCGCAGATTATCTTCACCTTGATGTTTGTCATCATCATGATCGTGGCCTGCTTTTGGATCGTGCAACCTTTTATTCTCGGATTCGCCTGGGCCAGCATGGTGGTTATTGCTACATGGCCACTGATGATTGCGCTGCAAGGTTGGCTATGGGGACGTCGTTCGCTGGCCGTGATTGTAATGACCCTGCTGCTGGTTTTGCTCTTTGTGATCCCGGTTGCGCTGCTGGTCAATAGCCTGATCGATAACAGTGGACCACTAATCAACTGGGCAAAATCGGGACGTTTGGTCATCCCCCAATTGCTCTGGTTACAGGACCTGCCTATGGTTGGCAATAAACTCTATAGCAGTTATCAAACGCTGATCGAAGGCGGCGGTGGCGCAGTGATGGCCAAATTACAGCCCTACGTTGGCCGTACTACCGGCTTCTTTGTCTCACAGGCCGGACACTTTGGTCGTTTTATGATCCATCTTGGTCTGATGCTGTTATTCAGCGTGCTGCTTTATTGGCGTGGAGAGCAAGTGGGCAACGGTATTCGTCATTTTGCCTTCCGCCTCGCATCTCACCGCGGAGACGCGGCGGTGCTGCTGGCAGGCCAGGCTGTTCGCGCTGTTGCCCTAGGTGTCGTCGTAACGGCACTGGTACAAGGTGTACTGGGGGGGATTGGGTTGGTCGTCACCGGTATCCCTTACGCAACGCTGCTAACGGTATTGATGATCTTATGCTGTCTGGTACAGCTTGGGCCATTACTTGTGCTGGTCCCGGCAATTATCTGGCTTTACTGGAGCGGCGACACCACCTGGGGAACGGTGCTTTTGGTCTGGAGTTGTGTGGTCGGCACACTGGATAACGTCTTGCGTCCGATGCTCATCCGTATGGGGGCTGATTTACCCATGATTCTGATTCTCTCCGGCGTTATCGGCGGACTCATCGCTTTTGGGATGATCGGATTATTTATCGGGCCAGTGGTATTGGCCGTCTCTTATCGACTGGTTTCCGTCTGGATGCACGAGGCCCCGGAACCAACAAACGCACCCGAGGGTGTTATTGGGACGCCGGCTGAATCACAGAGTGAGATTTCAACTCAACAAAAATAA
- the ppsA gene encoding phosphoenolpyruvate synthase, with translation MSNKGELPLVLWYNQLGMHDVDRVGGKNASLGEMITNLSSLGVSVPNGFATTSDAFNQFLDQSGVNQRIYDLLDKTDIDDVDELAKAGKQIRQWIVDTPFQPELEKAILEAYTQLSSDDAEASFAVRSSATAEDMPDASFAGQQETFLNVQGIDAVMVAVKHVYASLFNDRAISYRVHQGYDHRGVALSAGVQRMVRSDLASSGVMFTIDTESGFDQVVFITAALGLGEMVVQGAVNPDEFYVHKPTLAANRPAIVRRNMGSKKIRMVYADSQTHGEQVRIEDVPEQDRDRFCLTDDEVQALAHQAVEIEKHYKRPMDIEWAKDGHTGKLFIVQARPETVRSNGQVMERYSLQGTGKVVIEGRAIGHRIGAGAVKVIHDISEMNRIEKGDVLVTDMTDPDWEPIMKKASAIVTNRGGRTCHAAIIARELGIPAVVGCGDATEKLKEGHQVTVSCAEGDTGYVYDELLDFDVTSSQIEEMPTLPLKIMMNVGNPDRAFDFACLPNEGVGLARLEFIINRMIGVHPKALLEFDQQTPELQQQITGLMKGFDDPVEFYIGRLTEGIATLGAAFAPKRVIVRLSDFKSNEYANLVGGERYEPEEENPMLGFRGAGRYVSDRFRDCFALECEAVKRVRNDMGLTNVEIMVPFVRTVAQAKAVVEELERQGLKRGENGLKLIMMCEIPSNALLAEQFLEYFDGFSIGSNDMTQLALGLDRDSGVVSELFDERNDAVKALLSMAIRAAKKQGKYVGICGQGPSDHEDFAAWLMQEGIDSLSLNPDTVVQTWLSLAKIS, from the coding sequence ATGTCCAATAAAGGCGAACTGCCGCTAGTGCTCTGGTACAACCAGCTTGGCATGCATGATGTTGATCGGGTGGGAGGCAAAAATGCCTCTCTGGGTGAAATGATTACTAATTTGTCCTCGCTGGGCGTATCCGTCCCGAACGGCTTTGCGACAACGTCAGATGCCTTCAATCAATTTCTCGATCAAAGTGGCGTTAATCAGCGTATCTACGATCTGCTGGATAAAACCGATATTGACGATGTTGACGAGTTAGCAAAAGCCGGTAAACAGATCCGCCAGTGGATTGTCGACACACCGTTCCAGCCTGAACTGGAAAAAGCTATCCTTGAGGCTTATACCCAACTCTCGTCTGACGATGCCGAGGCTTCATTTGCCGTTCGTTCATCCGCGACGGCGGAAGATATGCCCGATGCCTCTTTCGCCGGACAGCAGGAAACCTTTTTAAACGTGCAGGGTATTGATGCGGTGATGGTTGCCGTCAAGCATGTGTATGCCTCTTTATTTAACGACCGTGCGATTTCCTATCGCGTTCATCAAGGTTACGATCATCGCGGCGTTGCATTGTCTGCGGGTGTTCAGCGGATGGTGCGCTCGGACCTTGCCTCCTCCGGCGTCATGTTTACCATTGATACCGAATCGGGTTTTGATCAGGTCGTCTTTATTACCGCCGCGCTGGGGCTGGGGGAAATGGTGGTACAGGGTGCCGTAAACCCTGACGAATTCTATGTGCACAAGCCAACGCTGGCAGCAAATCGTCCAGCTATTGTCCGTCGCAATATGGGTTCGAAAAAAATTCGTATGGTCTATGCCGATTCACAAACGCATGGCGAACAGGTACGAATCGAGGATGTGCCGGAACAGGATCGCGATCGTTTTTGCCTGACGGATGATGAGGTACAGGCGCTGGCTCACCAGGCGGTAGAAATTGAGAAGCATTATAAGCGTCCTATGGATATCGAATGGGCGAAAGATGGCCATACTGGCAAGCTGTTTATTGTGCAGGCACGTCCGGAAACGGTTCGCTCAAACGGTCAGGTAATGGAACGTTACTCCCTGCAGGGGACCGGAAAAGTGGTTATTGAAGGGCGTGCCATCGGTCACCGTATTGGCGCCGGTGCGGTGAAGGTCATCCATGATATCAGTGAGATGAACCGCATTGAAAAAGGCGACGTGCTGGTTACTGATATGACCGATCCCGACTGGGAGCCGATCATGAAAAAAGCTTCAGCTATTGTCACGAATCGGGGGGGACGCACCTGTCATGCTGCGATCATCGCGCGCGAGCTGGGGATACCTGCCGTTGTGGGCTGCGGAGATGCAACCGAGAAGTTAAAAGAGGGACATCAGGTTACCGTTTCCTGTGCTGAAGGTGATACTGGCTATGTGTATGATGAACTGCTCGACTTTGACGTGACCAGTTCACAAATAGAAGAGATGCCGACGCTGCCACTGAAAATAATGATGAACGTGGGTAATCCTGACCGTGCCTTTGATTTTGCCTGTTTGCCAAATGAAGGTGTTGGGCTGGCCCGTCTGGAGTTTATTATTAACCGTATGATCGGTGTGCACCCTAAGGCGTTACTGGAATTCGATCAGCAAACGCCCGAGTTGCAGCAACAAATTACTGGCCTGATGAAAGGTTTTGACGATCCCGTTGAATTTTATATCGGACGCCTGACCGAAGGGATTGCCACACTGGGCGCCGCATTTGCGCCAAAACGTGTGATTGTGCGGTTGTCGGACTTTAAATCGAATGAGTATGCCAATCTGGTGGGCGGGGAACGTTACGAGCCTGAAGAAGAGAACCCGATGCTGGGCTTCCGTGGTGCAGGGCGTTACGTTTCCGATCGTTTCAGAGACTGTTTCGCGCTGGAGTGTGAGGCGGTTAAGCGCGTGCGCAACGATATGGGGCTTACAAATGTTGAAATTATGGTGCCGTTTGTACGCACCGTAGCGCAGGCAAAAGCGGTGGTGGAAGAGCTCGAACGTCAGGGGCTAAAGCGCGGTGAAAACGGTCTGAAACTGATCATGATGTGCGAAATTCCATCAAATGCGCTGCTGGCTGAGCAGTTCCTCGAATACTTTGATGGTTTCTCCATTGGGTCAAACGATATGACACAACTGGCATTAGGTCTGGATCGTGATTCGGGCGTAGTTTCAGAACTGTTTGATGAACGTAACGACGCAGTAAAAGCACTGCTATCAATGGCAATCCGTGCAGCGAAGAAACAGGGTAAGTATGTCGGAATCTGCGGCCAGGGGCCGTCCGATCATGAAGATTTTGCCGCCTGGTTGATGCAGGAAGGCATTGATAGCCTTTCGCTTAATCCTGATACCGTAGTTCAAACCTGGTTGAGCCTGGCAAAAATTAGCTAA